One Halostella salina genomic region harbors:
- a CDS encoding DUF192 domain-containing protein, with amino-acid sequence MRLVHEPADGGDERTLASDVERADSWLARARGLMFRREVPADYALVFPFGAAKRRGIHTVFVRVPIDVVWTDGETVTRVETLAPWRSVATARADTVVELAAGGADGVSEGDTVRVVD; translated from the coding sequence GTGCGACTGGTCCACGAACCCGCCGATGGGGGTGACGAGCGAACGCTCGCCAGCGACGTGGAGCGTGCCGACTCGTGGCTGGCCCGGGCGCGCGGCCTGATGTTCCGGCGCGAGGTGCCGGCGGACTACGCGCTGGTGTTCCCGTTCGGGGCGGCGAAGCGCCGCGGGATCCACACCGTCTTCGTCCGCGTCCCCATCGACGTGGTGTGGACCGACGGCGAAACCGTGACCCGGGTCGAGACGCTCGCGCCGTGGCGGAGCGTGGCGACCGCGAGGGCCGACACCGTGGTCGAGCTGGCGGCCGGCGGCGCGGACGGCGTCAGCGAGGGCGACACCGTCCGAGTGGTCGACTGA
- a CDS encoding GNAT family N-acetyltransferase encodes MPGPVLRSGDRLVLRTVERDDAATIQRSNTDPRIRFPYGAMYPSSRAEQEEGMEEWLETDAVAAYLACVDDPDAPPGQPDEDDTTVVGATTARHLDGDRPWLAYWLLPEHQGQGYGTEMVRLAVDELFASYPIHGISAGAYDFNEASRALLESLGFTEEARQRESRYVDGAYRDEIQYGLLRREWEDG; translated from the coding sequence ATGCCCGGGCCAGTCCTCAGGTCCGGCGACCGCCTCGTCCTGCGGACCGTCGAGCGCGACGACGCCGCGACGATCCAGCGGTCGAACACGGATCCCCGGATCCGGTTCCCGTACGGCGCGATGTACCCGAGCAGCCGGGCGGAGCAGGAGGAGGGGATGGAGGAGTGGCTGGAGACCGACGCCGTCGCCGCGTACCTCGCCTGCGTCGACGACCCGGACGCGCCGCCGGGCCAGCCCGACGAGGACGACACGACCGTCGTCGGCGCGACGACCGCGCGACACCTCGACGGCGACCGACCGTGGCTGGCGTACTGGCTCCTGCCCGAACACCAGGGCCAGGGGTACGGGACGGAGATGGTTCGGCTCGCCGTCGACGAGCTGTTCGCCTCGTACCCGATCCACGGGATCAGCGCGGGGGCGTACGACTTCAACGAGGCCTCGCGCGCCCTGCTGGAGTCGCTCGGCTTCACCGAGGAAGCGCGCCAGCGGGAGTCGCGCTACGTCGACGGCGCGTACCGCGACGAGATCCAGTACGGCCTGCTGCGCCGCGAGTGGGAGGACGGCTGA
- a CDS encoding DUF2267 domain-containing protein yields the protein MDYSEFIGAVQHRLELGRQGEAVRACRAVLTTLGERLPEGEATDLASPLPMEIDWYVESADSGQRFDWDEFLDRVAERANVDRSDANYYAKVVVAVAGESVPGGELADVRDNLPEEFDGLFELVNSES from the coding sequence ATGGATTACAGCGAGTTCATCGGCGCGGTCCAGCACCGGCTCGAACTCGGGCGACAGGGCGAGGCTGTCCGTGCCTGTCGGGCGGTTCTGACGACGCTCGGCGAACGCCTCCCCGAGGGCGAGGCGACGGACCTGGCGAGCCCGCTCCCGATGGAGATAGACTGGTACGTCGAGTCGGCCGACTCCGGCCAGCGGTTCGACTGGGACGAGTTCCTCGACCGGGTCGCGGAGCGCGCGAACGTCGACAGGTCGGACGCGAACTACTACGCGAAGGTCGTGGTGGCCGTCGCCGGCGAGAGCGTTCCGGGCGGGGAGCTGGCGGACGTGCGGGACAACCTCCCCGAGGAGTTCGACGGGCTGTTCGAACTCGTCAATTCGGAGTCGTAG
- a CDS encoding GNAT family N-acetyltransferase, with product MPGPVVAAGERVVLRSVERDDAEFLQTAATDPRVRHSLGMKVHQTGAETAERIEDDTESEGTLGFLVCLDESDAPAGYPDGDETTPVGSVHARNLDGEHAWLGYWLAPEHHGEGYGSEAVELVVDEIFRSHPVHGVSAGAFGHNEASQALLESLGFTREARLRNAWYVDGAYRDGVQFSVLRREWES from the coding sequence ATGCCCGGCCCCGTCGTCGCCGCCGGCGAGCGCGTCGTCCTCCGCAGCGTGGAGCGCGACGACGCCGAGTTCCTCCAGACGGCCGCGACGGACCCCCGTGTCCGGCACTCACTCGGGATGAAAGTCCACCAGACCGGGGCCGAAACGGCGGAACGTATCGAGGACGACACCGAGAGCGAGGGGACGCTGGGCTTCCTCGTCTGTCTGGACGAGTCGGACGCGCCCGCCGGCTACCCCGACGGTGACGAGACGACGCCCGTCGGATCGGTTCACGCCCGAAATCTCGACGGGGAGCACGCGTGGCTCGGCTACTGGCTCGCTCCCGAACACCACGGCGAAGGGTACGGCAGCGAGGCCGTCGAACTGGTCGTCGACGAGATATTCCGGTCGCATCCCGTCCACGGCGTCAGCGCGGGCGCGTTCGGCCACAACGAGGCATCACAGGCCCTGCTGGAGTCGCTCGGCTTCACGCGGGAGGCGCGCCTGCGGAACGCGTGGTACGTCGACGGCGCGTACCGCGACGGCGTCCAGTTCAGCGTCCTGCGGCGCGAGTGGGAGTCGTAG
- a CDS encoding DUF7097 family protein, whose amino-acid sequence MEKTPSGTSVGVDDPYEHVEVCDHLTDDGRCRFAFEHPEQDREFARERREDEFGCPVVADDGGDGEGDDCPQFRSRNHDRECVRCGLEERRMAHSDERPLLEEHHLSYASAGETLSHEITVYLCRWCHAKVHDSWARITDDAAPDPEAVAAAEGRRSREQEELGFESAADRYDQ is encoded by the coding sequence ATGGAGAAGACGCCCTCCGGGACCTCCGTCGGCGTCGACGACCCGTACGAGCACGTCGAGGTCTGCGACCACCTCACCGACGACGGCCGCTGCCGGTTCGCGTTCGAGCACCCGGAGCAGGACCGCGAGTTCGCCCGCGAGCGCCGCGAGGACGAGTTCGGCTGTCCGGTCGTGGCCGACGACGGCGGCGACGGGGAGGGCGACGACTGCCCGCAGTTCCGGTCGCGCAACCACGACCGTGAGTGCGTCCGCTGCGGGCTCGAAGAGCGCCGAATGGCCCACTCCGACGAGCGGCCGCTGCTGGAGGAACACCACCTCTCCTACGCGAGCGCCGGCGAGACGCTCTCCCACGAGATCACCGTGTACCTCTGTCGCTGGTGCCACGCGAAGGTTCACGACTCGTGGGCGCGGATCACGGACGACGCCGCGCCCGACCCCGAGGCGGTCGCGGCCGCCGAGGGCCGGCGGAGCCGAGAGCAGGAAGAACTGGGGTTCGAGTCGGCCGCCGACCGGTACGACCAGTAG
- a CDS encoding GNAT family N-acetyltransferase, which produces MPGAVFRRGDRVTLRTVEHEDAEFVQRGHNHPEVGVSLGLDRPENEAEAEAHIEGSEDDPLNVSLLVCLEDGDDPTPIGKVSLMDLHHTRPEISYWILPEYHGEGYGTEAVGVLVDYAFESHEIHGLQAQAFAPNEGSVGVLENLGFSHEGTLRDARFRDGEYVDVVWYGLLREEWEGR; this is translated from the coding sequence ATGCCCGGAGCAGTGTTTCGCCGCGGCGACCGTGTCACCCTCCGCACGGTCGAACACGAGGACGCCGAGTTCGTCCAGCGCGGCCACAACCACCCGGAAGTCGGCGTATCGCTGGGGCTGGACCGCCCCGAGAACGAGGCCGAGGCGGAGGCCCACATCGAGGGCAGCGAGGACGACCCGCTGAACGTCAGCCTGCTGGTCTGCTTGGAGGACGGCGACGACCCGACGCCGATCGGGAAGGTGTCGCTGATGGACCTCCACCACACGCGGCCGGAGATCTCCTACTGGATCCTGCCGGAGTACCACGGCGAGGGGTACGGCACCGAGGCCGTCGGCGTCCTCGTCGACTACGCGTTCGAGTCCCACGAGATCCACGGCCTGCAGGCACAGGCGTTCGCGCCGAACGAGGGGTCGGTCGGCGTGCTGGAGAACCTCGGGTTCAGCCACGAGGGGACGCTTCGGGACGCGCGCTTCCGCGACGGCGAGTACGTCGACGTGGTGTGGTACGGGCTGCTCCGGGAGGAGTGGGAGGGTCGCTGA
- a CDS encoding DUF5800 family protein, protein MTTLSFDETGVDVVYEGTEFRLEKALIEEAIDKEYHETTDHEVLKIVEKNPDLNGEPRRIDDILR, encoded by the coding sequence ATGACGACGCTCTCCTTCGACGAAACCGGCGTCGACGTGGTGTACGAGGGCACCGAGTTCCGCCTGGAGAAGGCGCTGATCGAGGAGGCCATCGACAAGGAGTACCACGAGACGACCGACCACGAGGTGCTGAAGATAGTCGAGAAGAACCCGGACCTGAACGGCGAACCGCGGCGGATCGACGACATCCTCCGATAG
- a CDS encoding polymer-forming cytoskeletal protein produces MPFSTTPLDELAVPDGTTVEEHDLVTDGDVVVGSRSTVEFGVRGRNVLAGEGVEFGGDIEAEGDCRLDMWCDAAGNVLVGEDAYLGERVHVGGQLMVSGDLDIGDDVEIEEGFEANGWIVIRNPMPTIVFLFVYLSQLLRIGEDEAAQELVGEVFDDGDPEHEPLVIPNSATVSDDAWRVSTPATIGDGCRIHGNIRAEEITVGEDNNVFGSLRARGDIHVGQGTRIHGDVTTRNGQVELAPDAEVLGDVSCGSLELADGAAVDGTMRASGEIRMFRPDGREVE; encoded by the coding sequence GTGCCGTTCAGTACGACGCCCCTCGACGAACTCGCCGTCCCGGACGGGACGACCGTCGAGGAGCACGACCTCGTGACCGACGGCGACGTGGTCGTCGGGAGCCGCAGTACCGTCGAGTTCGGCGTCCGGGGCCGCAACGTCCTCGCCGGCGAGGGCGTCGAGTTCGGCGGCGACATCGAGGCCGAGGGCGACTGTCGGCTGGACATGTGGTGTGACGCCGCCGGCAACGTGCTCGTCGGCGAGGACGCCTACCTCGGCGAACGCGTCCACGTCGGCGGCCAGCTGATGGTCAGCGGCGACCTGGACATCGGCGACGACGTGGAGATAGAGGAGGGGTTCGAGGCCAACGGCTGGATCGTCATCCGCAACCCGATGCCGACGATCGTCTTCCTCTTCGTCTACCTCTCTCAGCTCCTCCGGATCGGCGAGGACGAGGCCGCACAGGAGCTGGTCGGCGAGGTGTTCGACGACGGCGACCCCGAACACGAGCCGCTGGTGATCCCCAACTCCGCGACGGTGAGCGACGACGCCTGGCGCGTCTCCACGCCCGCGACGATCGGCGACGGCTGCCGGATCCACGGCAACATCCGCGCCGAGGAGATAACCGTCGGCGAGGACAACAACGTGTTCGGCAGCCTGCGCGCCCGCGGCGACATCCACGTCGGGCAGGGCACCCGGATCCACGGCGACGTGACGACCCGCAACGGGCAGGTCGAACTCGCGCCGGACGCCGAGGTGCTCGGCGACGTCTCCTGTGGCTCGCTCGAACTCGCCGACGGCGCGGCCGTCGACGGGACGATGCGGGCGAGCGGCGAGATCCGGATGTTCCGGCCCGACGGCCGCGAAGTCGAGTAG
- a CDS encoding acyl-CoA synthetase family protein, producing METVDDLVARDRRSEATALSVAGGATYDYHRFLTTAWKTGNFLRHHGVREGATVAAADDRASQPLLTFLGTAMLGGVTRFVDPAESHDDAQAVVYPATDADAAEVPPGTNRIGYGDEPDDPAVAHFGRDVWSENPSFPPVERDPDSPVLAADGATYSHRDLLSAAEAVVEDHDLNAEDRVALRTPLAHPGTVVAGVVAPLLAGAAIVLPDADSPDADAAGTVAVTAGDAPEPRRIDPDDAAP from the coding sequence ATGGAGACGGTAGACGACCTCGTCGCCCGCGACCGGCGGAGCGAGGCGACGGCGCTGTCGGTCGCAGGGGGAGCGACCTACGACTACCACCGCTTTCTGACGACGGCCTGGAAGACGGGCAACTTCCTGCGACACCACGGCGTCCGGGAGGGCGCGACGGTCGCCGCCGCCGACGACCGGGCCTCCCAGCCGCTGTTGACGTTCCTCGGGACGGCGATGCTCGGCGGGGTGACGCGCTTCGTCGACCCGGCCGAGTCGCACGACGACGCACAGGCGGTGGTGTATCCGGCGACGGACGCCGACGCCGCCGAGGTCCCGCCCGGAACGAACCGCATCGGCTACGGCGACGAACCCGACGATCCGGCGGTCGCCCACTTCGGCCGGGACGTGTGGAGCGAGAACCCCTCGTTCCCGCCGGTCGAGCGCGACCCGGACTCGCCCGTGCTGGCGGCCGACGGAGCGACGTACTCCCATCGCGACCTACTGTCGGCGGCGGAAGCAGTTGTCGAGGACCACGACCTCAATGCCGAGGACCGCGTCGCGCTCCGCACGCCGCTGGCGCACCCCGGCACCGTCGTCGCGGGCGTCGTCGCGCCGCTGCTCGCGGGTGCGGCGATCGTGTTGCCCGACGCGGACAGCCCGGACGCGGACGCGGCGGGCACAGTCGCGGTGACGGCCGGGGACGCCCCCGAGCCGCGGCGGATCGACCCGGACGACGCCGCGCCGTAG
- the dnaJ gene encoding molecular chaperone DnaJ: protein MSEDFYDVLGVSSDASEEEIQRAYREMASKYHPDVSDDPDAEEKFKKAKKAKEVLTDEEKRQAYDRMGHERFEQAEKRGGFDGGRGGAGGAGGDPFGGGGPFGGGGGAGGMGDIFEQFFGGGGGGGGRNRARQGSDLRTRLRIDLAEAYEGAEKSVTVRRPERCDTCDGSGHPPGTDARTCPECDGRGQTTQVQQTPLGRVQQTGTCRRCGGEGELYEETCSDCGGEGQVRREATLSVEIPAGIQDGQTLRMEGEGAPGENGGPKGDLLIEVSITDHPEFERDGDDLHHRHAISFPQATFGDTVEVPTMDGSVELDVPAGTQSGETFRLQGKGMPRLRRRGHGDLHVTVQVVTPDDLNEEQREALEAFAEAGGEEIEVEQGFFEKIKSSL, encoded by the coding sequence ATGAGCGAGGATTTCTACGACGTTCTCGGCGTGAGTTCGGACGCGTCCGAGGAGGAGATACAGCGGGCCTACCGGGAGATGGCGAGCAAGTACCACCCGGACGTGAGCGACGACCCCGACGCCGAGGAGAAGTTCAAGAAGGCGAAGAAGGCAAAGGAAGTGCTCACCGACGAGGAGAAGCGGCAGGCGTACGACCGCATGGGCCACGAGCGGTTCGAGCAGGCCGAGAAACGCGGCGGGTTCGACGGCGGCCGCGGCGGAGCCGGCGGCGCTGGCGGCGACCCGTTCGGCGGCGGCGGGCCGTTCGGCGGGGGCGGCGGTGCCGGCGGGATGGGCGACATCTTCGAGCAGTTCTTCGGCGGCGGGGGCGGCGGCGGTGGCCGCAACCGCGCCCGGCAGGGGTCGGACCTGCGGACGCGTCTCCGGATCGACCTGGCGGAAGCGTACGAGGGTGCGGAGAAAAGCGTCACCGTGCGCCGCCCGGAACGGTGTGACACCTGCGACGGCTCGGGCCACCCGCCCGGGACCGACGCCCGGACGTGTCCGGAGTGTGACGGCCGCGGGCAGACCACGCAGGTCCAGCAGACGCCGCTCGGCCGGGTCCAGCAGACCGGCACCTGTCGTCGCTGCGGCGGCGAGGGCGAACTGTACGAGGAGACCTGCAGCGACTGCGGCGGCGAGGGGCAGGTCCGTCGCGAGGCAACGCTCTCCGTCGAGATCCCGGCGGGGATCCAGGACGGCCAGACGCTCCGGATGGAGGGCGAGGGCGCGCCCGGCGAGAACGGCGGCCCCAAGGGCGACCTGCTCATCGAGGTGTCGATCACGGACCACCCCGAGTTCGAGCGCGACGGCGACGACCTGCACCACCGGCACGCGATCAGCTTCCCGCAGGCGACGTTCGGCGACACCGTCGAGGTGCCGACGATGGACGGGTCGGTCGAACTCGACGTGCCGGCCGGCACGCAGAGCGGCGAGACGTTCCGCCTGCAGGGGAAGGGGATGCCCCGCCTCCGCCGACGCGGCCACGGCGACCTCCACGTCACGGTGCAGGTCGTCACCCCCGACGACCTGAACGAGGAGCAGCGCGAGGCGCTGGAGGCCTTTGCCGAGGCCGGCGGCGAGGAGATCGAGGTCGAGCAGGGGTTCTTCGAGAAGATCAAGAGTTCGCTGTAG
- a CDS encoding (R)-citramalate synthase produces the protein MADLFGVPPESTNLTDGADVQLLDTTLRDGEQAPGISLTPEEKAEIAAALDRADVSTIEAGSACTGEGERRTIRRVTDLGLDARITSFARGVRNDIDLAMDCGVDGVNLVVPASDRHVETKIDTTRDEVVRDAVELVEYATDHGLWVEVIGEDGSRADLDFLERLMEAVLDAGADRVCFADTVGHAGPERCVEAVSRLAELGPVSAHTHDDLGLGVTNALASVAAGADLVHATVNGLGERAGNVALEEVAIALDHAYDVETLDTTRLYELGQTVARTTGVQTAPNKAVTGDNAFTHESGIHTDGTLKDEAMYEPYPPEKVGRERRIVLGKHTGRAGARAALQEHGLDVSDDDLTEVVERVKAIADRGKRVTDADLLAIAEEVTGRDRERRVELLDLTAASGGGTPTASVRLEVDGEERVASGTGSGPVDAAVTAMREALGAAADATLESYHVDAITGGTDAVVTVEVEMTRGDHSVAVAASDADITSASVQAMVDAVDRLLTVHGEERPAPADD, from the coding sequence GTGGCCGATTTATTCGGGGTTCCTCCCGAATCAACTAATCTCACAGACGGTGCCGACGTACAGCTTCTCGACACGACGCTCCGGGACGGCGAACAGGCCCCGGGTATCTCGCTGACGCCCGAGGAGAAAGCGGAGATAGCCGCGGCGCTGGACCGGGCGGACGTCTCGACGATCGAGGCCGGGAGCGCCTGCACGGGCGAGGGGGAGCGCCGGACGATCCGGCGCGTGACGGACCTCGGTCTCGACGCACGGATCACCAGCTTCGCGCGGGGCGTCCGCAACGACATCGACTTGGCGATGGACTGCGGGGTCGACGGCGTGAACCTCGTCGTCCCCGCCAGCGACCGCCACGTCGAGACGAAGATAGACACCACCCGCGACGAGGTGGTCCGCGACGCGGTCGAACTCGTCGAGTACGCCACGGACCACGGCCTCTGGGTCGAGGTGATCGGCGAGGACGGCTCCCGGGCCGATCTCGACTTCCTCGAACGGCTCATGGAGGCAGTCCTCGACGCCGGCGCGGACCGGGTCTGCTTCGCGGACACGGTCGGCCACGCCGGACCGGAGCGCTGCGTCGAGGCGGTCTCCCGGCTGGCCGAACTCGGGCCGGTGAGCGCGCACACCCACGACGACCTCGGCCTCGGCGTGACGAACGCGCTGGCCAGCGTCGCCGCCGGGGCCGACCTCGTCCACGCGACGGTGAACGGACTGGGCGAGCGCGCCGGCAACGTCGCGCTGGAGGAGGTCGCCATCGCGCTGGACCACGCCTACGACGTGGAGACGCTCGACACGACGCGGCTCTACGAACTCGGGCAGACCGTCGCCCGGACGACGGGCGTCCAGACCGCGCCGAACAAGGCCGTCACCGGCGACAACGCCTTCACCCACGAGAGCGGCATCCACACCGACGGGACGCTCAAGGACGAGGCGATGTACGAGCCGTACCCGCCCGAAAAGGTGGGCCGCGAGCGCCGGATCGTGCTCGGCAAGCACACCGGGCGTGCCGGCGCGCGGGCCGCGCTCCAAGAACACGGCCTCGACGTGAGCGACGACGACCTCACGGAGGTCGTCGAGCGCGTGAAAGCGATCGCCGACCGCGGCAAGCGCGTCACGGACGCCGACCTGCTCGCCATCGCCGAGGAGGTCACGGGCCGTGACCGCGAGCGCCGGGTCGAACTGCTGGACCTCACGGCGGCCAGCGGCGGCGGCACGCCGACTGCGAGCGTCCGCCTCGAAGTCGACGGCGAGGAGCGCGTCGCCAGCGGCACCGGCTCCGGGCCGGTCGACGCCGCCGTCACCGCGATGCGCGAGGCGCTTGGCGCGGCGGCCGACGCCACGCTGGAGTCGTACCACGTCGACGCGATCACCGGCGGCACGGACGCCGTCGTCACCGTTGAGGTGGAGATGACCCGCGGCGACCACAGCGTCGCCGTTGCGGCCAGCGACGCCGACATCACGAGCGCCAGCGTGCAGGCGATGGTCGACGCGGTCGACCGCCTGCTCACCGTCCACGGCGAGGAGCGGCCGGCACCGGCCGACGACTGA
- a CDS encoding transcription initiation factor IIB, with protein MTDTSIRTTEQGSVTAPERTEEKTDEREQEQERVCPECGGDLVAEGGETICTECGLVVEEDEIDRGPEWRAFDAKEKDEKSRVGAPTTKMMHDEGLSTNIGWQDKDAYGNSLSSRQRQKMQRLRTWNERFRTRDSQERNLKQALGEIDRMASALGLPENVRETASVIYRRALEEDLLPGRSIEGVATSSLYAAARQAGTPRSIDEVANVSRIDDQEFKRTYRYIVRELGLEVQPADPESYVGRFASDLDISDEAERRARELLKNAKEEGVHSGKSPVGLAAAAVYAAPLLTNEQITQREVSDVADISEVTIRNRYKELLEAEGAIAPA; from the coding sequence ATGACTGATACGAGCATCCGAACGACCGAGCAGGGGAGCGTAACGGCCCCCGAACGAACAGAGGAGAAAACGGACGAGCGAGAGCAGGAGCAGGAGCGCGTCTGCCCCGAATGTGGCGGCGACCTCGTCGCCGAGGGCGGCGAGACCATCTGTACCGAGTGTGGCCTCGTCGTCGAGGAGGACGAGATAGACCGCGGGCCCGAGTGGCGCGCGTTCGACGCCAAGGAGAAAGACGAGAAGTCCCGCGTCGGCGCGCCGACGACGAAGATGATGCACGACGAGGGCCTCTCGACCAACATCGGCTGGCAGGACAAGGACGCCTACGGCAACTCCCTGTCCTCGCGCCAGCGCCAGAAGATGCAGCGCCTGCGCACCTGGAACGAGCGGTTCCGCACCCGCGACTCCCAGGAGCGAAACCTGAAGCAGGCGCTCGGCGAGATCGACCGCATGGCCTCCGCGCTCGGGCTCCCCGAGAACGTCCGCGAGACGGCAAGCGTCATCTACCGCCGCGCGCTCGAGGAGGACCTCCTGCCCGGTCGCTCCATCGAGGGCGTCGCAACGTCCTCGCTGTACGCCGCCGCCCGGCAGGCCGGCACGCCGCGCAGCATCGACGAGGTGGCCAACGTCAGCCGGATCGACGACCAGGAGTTCAAGCGGACGTACCGCTACATCGTCCGCGAGCTGGGGCTGGAGGTCCAGCCGGCCGACCCCGAGAGCTACGTCGGCCGTTTCGCCAGCGACCTCGACATCTCGGACGAGGCCGAGCGTCGCGCCCGCGAGCTGCTGAAGAACGCGAAGGAGGAGGGCGTCCACAGCGGCAAGTCGCCGGTCGGCCTCGCGGCCGCCGCCGTCTACGCCGCGCCGCTGCTCACCAACGAGCAGATCACCCAGCGCGAGGTCAGCGACGTGGCCGATATCAGCGAAGTTACCATCCGCAACCGCTACAAGGAGCTGCTGGAGGCCGAGGGCGCTATCGCCCCGGCCTGA
- a CDS encoding redox-regulated ATPase YchF, with protein MLSLALAGKPNAGKSTFYTAATRADVDMANYPFTTIDANRGVSHARTDCPCLTREERCGGDRCRDGTRYVPIELLDVAGLVPGAHEGKGLGNQFLDELTNADAIINVVDASGATNAEGEPVEVGEHDPMDDIDFVEEEMDLWLAGIVDRNWESVTRKSRSPDFDIDEALAEMLTGFGATEADVAASLRSLEYPDDPQQWTDEHREELARDVRRRTKPIVVAANKIDVAPEENVERLLDLDKPVVPTTAEGELALRNAADAGAVDYDPGDADFDIVGDVSDQQRDALEGLRETMTEYGGTGVQAALNEAVYGLLDRVTAYPVQDAGKWTDASGDVLPDAFLLPRGSTPVDLAYAVHSDIGDGYLHAVNGRTDREVGEGYELEEGDVIKIVSTAT; from the coding sequence ATGCTCTCCCTCGCGCTTGCCGGGAAGCCAAACGCCGGCAAGTCCACGTTCTACACCGCCGCGACCCGGGCCGACGTCGACATGGCGAACTACCCCTTCACCACCATCGACGCGAACCGCGGGGTCAGCCACGCCCGGACGGACTGCCCTTGCCTCACTCGCGAGGAACGCTGTGGCGGCGACCGCTGTCGCGACGGCACGCGCTACGTCCCGATCGAACTGCTCGACGTCGCCGGCCTCGTCCCCGGCGCACACGAAGGGAAGGGGCTGGGCAACCAGTTCCTCGACGAACTGACCAACGCCGACGCGATCATCAACGTCGTCGACGCCAGCGGCGCGACGAACGCGGAGGGCGAACCCGTCGAGGTCGGCGAGCACGACCCGATGGACGACATCGACTTCGTCGAGGAGGAGATGGACCTCTGGCTCGCGGGCATCGTCGACCGCAACTGGGAGTCGGTGACGCGCAAGTCCCGCTCGCCCGATTTCGACATCGACGAGGCGCTCGCGGAGATGCTCACCGGCTTCGGCGCGACGGAGGCCGACGTGGCCGCCAGCCTCCGGTCGCTCGAATACCCCGACGACCCCCAGCAGTGGACCGACGAGCATCGCGAGGAACTCGCCCGCGACGTGCGCCGCCGCACCAAGCCGATCGTGGTCGCCGCGAACAAGATCGACGTGGCCCCCGAAGAGAACGTCGAGCGCCTGCTCGACCTGGACAAGCCCGTCGTCCCGACGACCGCCGAGGGCGAACTCGCGCTCCGCAACGCGGCCGACGCGGGCGCGGTCGACTACGACCCCGGCGACGCGGACTTCGACATCGTCGGCGACGTGAGCGACCAGCAGCGCGACGCGCTGGAGGGCCTCCGCGAGACCATGACCGAGTACGGCGGCACCGGCGTTCAGGCCGCACTCAACGAGGCCGTCTACGGCCTGCTCGACCGCGTCACCGCCTACCCCGTACAGGACGCGGGCAAGTGGACCGACGCCTCGGGCGACGTGCTCCCCGACGCCTTCCTGCTCCCCCGCGGGTCGACGCCGGTCGATCTCGCCTACGCCGTCCACAGCGACATCGGCGACGGCTACCTCCACGCGGTCAACGGCCGGACGGACCGCGAGGTCGGCGAGGGGTACGAACTGGAGGAGGGCGACGTGATCAAGATCGTCAGCACGGCGACGTAG
- a CDS encoding GNAT family N-acetyltransferase — protein sequence MPGPIVETGDDLVLRTVERDDADFVQRLYTDPWARTGFHEHGHKNCAEVEDVLEDEFEERDTAAYLACVDEPDAPWDHPDEDEATPVGLVVATHVDRDRPGFVHWVAPEFRGEGHGVEALELAVDTVFRTYDPNSVGTEVVAGDERRHERVEAVGFVDEGRNREVTFVEGAYRDVTQYGILHEEWEGR from the coding sequence ATGCCCGGTCCCATCGTCGAGACCGGCGACGACCTCGTCCTGCGGACCGTCGAACGCGACGACGCCGATTTCGTCCAGCGCCTGTACACCGACCCGTGGGCGCGGACCGGCTTCCACGAGCACGGCCACAAGAACTGCGCGGAGGTCGAGGACGTGCTAGAGGACGAGTTCGAGGAGCGCGACACGGCGGCGTACCTCGCCTGTGTGGACGAACCGGACGCCCCCTGGGACCACCCCGACGAGGACGAGGCGACGCCGGTCGGCCTGGTCGTCGCCACCCACGTCGACCGCGACCGCCCCGGATTCGTCCACTGGGTCGCCCCCGAGTTCCGCGGCGAGGGGCACGGCGTCGAGGCGCTCGAACTCGCCGTCGACACCGTGTTCCGGACGTACGACCCGAACAGCGTCGGGACGGAAGTCGTCGCGGGCGACGAACGGCGGCACGAGCGCGTCGAGGCGGTCGGCTTCGTCGACGAGGGGCGCAACCGCGAGGTGACCTTCGTCGAGGGCGCGTACCGTGACGTGACGCAGTACGGTATCCTCCACGAGGAGTGGGAGGGTCGCTGA